A segment of the Brevibacterium zhoupengii genome:
GCTGCTCGTCCACGGTGGCGGATCGGGCATCGGCACGGCCGCAATCCAGATCGCCAGGCACCTCGGCGTGAAGATCGTCGTCACCGTCGGATCTGAGCGCAAGGCCGAATTCTGCCGCGAGCTCGGTGCTGATGCCGTCATCAACTACCGCGAAGAGGACTTCGTCGAACGGGTCCACGAGATCTGCGTGCGCCCCGACGGGTCCACCGGCGCCGACGTCATCCTCGACATCATCGGTGCGAAGTATCTGAAGCCCAACGTCAAGGCCCTGGGCACCGATGGACGTCTCGTCATCATCGGCATGCAGGGCGGGGCGAAGGCCGAGCTGAGCATCGCCTCCCTCATGCAGCCGCGCAAGTCGGTGGCGGGAACGACGCTGCGAGCACGTCCCAAAGAACAGAAGATCGAGATCGTCGCCGAGGTGGCCGCCCAGTTGTGGCCGGCTGTCATCTCCGGTGACATCCGCCCGATCATCCATGAGACGATGCCCTTGTCCGAGGCCCCTAAGGCCCACACCGCGCTGGAAGAGGGCACGAGCATCGGGAAGGTGCTGCTCATCGCCGACGAGTCAGCACAGGCCGCGAAGTCAGCACAGAGCGTCTGAGCTTCGTTGAGGCTGGGGCCCAGCACGTCTGAGCCCCAGCGCAGGAGGAAGGTATCCGATCATGATCAGCAATCCCGATCAGTCCGAGAGTGCGTCCGATCAGCAAGGGGACTCCCCCGACCAGGCGGTGAGCCCCGCCGCCCAGTCGACAGACCCCAGTACTCAGTCGACTGGTTCTGCCGGTGACTCCGTCGCAGAGTCCTCGTCTCAGGTCGATGTGTCCTCTCCGGCGAAGGTGATGCGGATCGGGACCATGGTCAAGCAGCTCCTCGAAGAGGTCCGCAGCACCGATCTGGATGAGAAGGGCCGCGAACGCCTGGCCAAGATCCACCGCCGGTCGATCGACGAGCTCGAAGATGGGCTCTCCAAGGACCTCATCGACGAACTCGAACGCCTTGACCTGCCCTTCGACACGAGTGATGGACCTCCGACGAACTCCGAACTGCGCATCGCTCAGGCCCAGCTGGTCGGCTGGCTGGAGGGACTCTTCCACGGCATCCAGACCGCGATCATGGCGCAGCAGGCCATGGCACAACAGGGAATCGCGGGCCATGGCCAGCTGCCACCGGGAATGGTGCCACCCGGCGCGGCTCCCGGCTCAGCCGAGAACGAGCAGAAGCACGACGATTCCGACGATCCTCGCCCAGGCAACTACCTGTGAAGAACATCTTCTCTGGTCTGCGAAAACCTGGAGCCTCCGCGCCGCGCAAGGGCCCTGACCAACAGTTCGGCACCGGACTCTGGCGGCACAACCACGACAGGTTCATCCGCGCCGTCGACCGCTACTACACCACCTCGGTGGCCATTCATAAGCTGCCCAGCGACGGGCAGGGCACCTCCGCCGACGCGAACACGATCATCGATGGGACGCAGCGCCTCAACGATTTGGTGCCCGTCGTCGACGAGGTCACCGCGTGGCTGCACACCCACCATCCGGTCACCGGTCAGGTCGTTCCCAGCCACACCCGCAACATTGTCGGTGACACCCCCGAACTGCTGACCAAGGCCTCATCGAAGGTCGCCGAGGCGGTGCTGGCGGCCTCGATGGCCCGCACCGAAATCATCGCCGGCAGACCGATCGAACCGAGTGCCAAGGCGACCGAACGATTCATCTCCGATGCCGCACAGCTGCTCGAACGCGCCCAGGAGAACCTGGACGGACTGGGGCAATCATGACACCGCCAGAGGACTTTGACCTGGGCATGGTAGCCAGCGATATCGACGGCACGCTCCTCCTCGATTGGAAACCCATCTCCACGGCCACCATCGACGCCATCCACCGCTGCCAGGACATGGGCATCCCCTTCGTCCTCGTCACCGGCAGACCGATCAGATGGCTGGAGGCGATCGCGGAACAGATCCCCGACCTCGGCCGCGTCATCTGCCTCAATGGGGCAGTCGTCTATGACATCGCCTCGGCGAGTGTGGTGTCGGCTCACACCATCGAGTTCAGCGAGGTGGAGAAGATCATCGCCGCGATCACAGCCTCCCACCCGGAGGCGCACTTCGCGTTCGAAACACTGACCGGCGGCCTCGTCGACAAGAACTTCATCTCACGCAATCCGCGCCGGGCCCATGTCATGGACGACCTGTCGGAACTGGCTACGCGTGACGTCGTGAAGATCCTCGTGAGCATCGGCTCCGATGATTCGGAAGCACTCCATGATCTGCTCGACCCGCTTGTCGCCGCGGACTGCCACGCGTCTTTCTCCGACCCGGTCAACGGTCTCGTCGAACTGGCTCCGGCTGGGGTGACGAAGGCGAAGACGCTCGAGGAGCTGTGCAAGCACCTCGGCGTGGCACGCGAGCAGGTGATG
Coding sequences within it:
- a CDS encoding NAD(P)H-quinone oxidoreductase produces the protein MRAITISEPGGPDVLQITEEPTPDIAADEVLVTVHAAGVNRADLLQRQGFYDPPAGATLVPGLEVSGTIAELGSEVTGWKVGDRVAALLSGGGYAESVPVPAGQLLPVPDSLDLTEAAGLPEVLSTVHSNIVGNANIQAGEWLLVHGGGSGIGTAAIQIARHLGVKIVVTVGSERKAEFCRELGADAVINYREEDFVERVHEICVRPDGSTGADVILDIIGAKYLKPNVKALGTDGRLVIIGMQGGAKAELSIASLMQPRKSVAGTTLRARPKEQKIEIVAEVAAQLWPAVISGDIRPIIHETMPLSEAPKAHTALEEGTSIGKVLLIADESAQAAKSAQSV
- a CDS encoding proteasome activator yields the protein MISNPDQSESASDQQGDSPDQAVSPAAQSTDPSTQSTGSAGDSVAESSSQVDVSSPAKVMRIGTMVKQLLEEVRSTDLDEKGRERLAKIHRRSIDELEDGLSKDLIDELERLDLPFDTSDGPPTNSELRIAQAQLVGWLEGLFHGIQTAIMAQQAMAQQGIAGHGQLPPGMVPPGAAPGSAENEQKHDDSDDPRPGNYL
- a CDS encoding HAD family hydrolase, which codes for MTPPEDFDLGMVASDIDGTLLLDWKPISTATIDAIHRCQDMGIPFVLVTGRPIRWLEAIAEQIPDLGRVICLNGAVVYDIASASVVSAHTIEFSEVEKIIAAITASHPEAHFAFETLTGGLVDKNFISRNPRRAHVMDDLSELATRDVVKILVSIGSDDSEALHDLLDPLVAADCHASFSDPVNGLVELAPAGVTKAKTLEELCKHLGVAREQVMAFGDMPNDIEMLTWAGHGVAMGNALRSVKDCAATVTDSVDEDGVARYLNAVLDARTGRP